A genome region from Pseudomonadota bacterium includes the following:
- a CDS encoding DUF4388 domain-containing protein: MKKQFSATKGLNADLENFEITDILQLITQQVKCGSLSVEGKDGNCSWYFLDGGLVDFECDFPGHLLDLKSILVKSGHLDESAYDLLTGKRGLGEKEVAELLVQGKFISPGELENINLRRLIESFIVTMQWTKGKYSFFPTSEVQRHPFLPAQDANFIILEALRQIDEMTVMKKRLQPLDRVFETTLAQANGEASIHDLNLFKEGLEAQFDRDELETYRLFDGKRPLSEILNRNVLGQFHTCRIILDFLERGIIVPESSSQSTGKLSRAPAVNRQLSGLPLMLLGTALVIATLLSIKNLTNPRQGLKPTFFSAIVDNLRADRKAVLAQAAELLRRP, from the coding sequence ATGAAAAAACAATTCTCCGCCACCAAAGGGCTGAACGCCGATCTCGAAAATTTCGAGATCACCGACATCTTACAGCTGATTACGCAGCAGGTGAAATGCGGCAGTTTGAGCGTCGAAGGCAAAGACGGTAACTGCTCCTGGTACTTTCTTGATGGCGGCCTGGTTGATTTTGAATGCGATTTCCCCGGACATTTACTTGATTTGAAAAGCATCCTCGTCAAAAGCGGCCACCTCGATGAGTCCGCATATGATTTGCTGACCGGCAAGCGCGGTCTCGGCGAAAAGGAGGTTGCCGAGTTGCTGGTCCAGGGGAAATTTATCAGCCCCGGGGAACTGGAAAATATCAATCTCCGCCGTCTGATCGAATCGTTTATCGTTACCATGCAATGGACCAAGGGGAAATACAGCTTCTTCCCCACCAGCGAGGTGCAAAGACATCCTTTCCTGCCGGCCCAGGACGCCAATTTCATTATCCTGGAAGCCCTGCGGCAAATCGATGAGATGACGGTCATGAAAAAACGTCTTCAACCTCTGGACCGGGTTTTTGAGACAACCCTGGCGCAGGCTAACGGAGAAGCCTCAATTCATGACCTGAACCTCTTCAAGGAAGGACTGGAAGCCCAGTTTGACCGCGACGAACTTGAAACCTATCGCCTTTTTGACGGCAAACGCCCACTGAGCGAAATTTTAAATCGTAATGTTCTCGGCCAATTTCACACCTGCCGGATTATACTTGATTTTCTGGAACGGGGCATTATCGTTCCGGAAAGTTCATCTCAAAGCACCGGAAAGCTCAGCCGGGCCCCGGCCGTAAACCGCCAGTTGAGCGGTCTGCCCCTGATGCTGCTCGGCACGGCACTGGTTATTGCAACCTTACTTTCCATCAAAAACCTCACCAACCCACGACAGGGCCTGAAGCCGACCTTTTTTTCGGCTATCGTGGATAATCTGCGGGCCGACCGGAAAGCCGTTCTGGCCCAGGCCGCTGAACTACTGCGCCGGCCTTGA
- a CDS encoding class II fructose-1,6-bisphosphate aldolase codes for MGIDYRSLGFVNTRKMFKQAFSEGYAVPAYNFNNMEQLQAIINGCGRSNSPVILQVSSGARKYADQTLLQYLAQGAVAMGRKAGYNNPIALHLDHGDSLELCISCIESGFSSVMIDGSHLSYEENIALTTRVVEYAHRHEVSVEGELGVLAGIEDDVVAARSIYTDPEQVEDFVHRTGVDSLAISIGTSHGAYKFKPEQCRRNAEGVLLPPPLRFDILEEIERRIPGFAIVLHGASSVLPEYVEIINRCGGKLEAAVGIPAEQLRQAAKSAVCKINIDSDGRLVMTAMIRKLFAEQPQEFDPRKYLGPAREELTKMIMEKNEQVLGSAGRG; via the coding sequence ATGGGCATCGACTATCGCAGTCTCGGTTTTGTCAACACGCGGAAAATGTTTAAACAGGCCTTCAGTGAAGGCTACGCGGTTCCGGCTTACAATTTCAACAACATGGAACAGCTCCAAGCCATCATCAATGGCTGCGGCCGCTCCAACTCCCCGGTCATTCTCCAGGTTTCCAGCGGGGCCCGCAAATACGCCGATCAGACCCTGCTTCAGTATCTGGCCCAGGGCGCGGTAGCCATGGGACGCAAAGCCGGCTACAACAACCCGATCGCCCTCCATCTTGACCATGGAGACTCTCTTGAGCTCTGCATCTCATGCATTGAAAGCGGTTTCTCATCCGTCATGATTGACGGTTCCCACCTTTCCTATGAAGAAAATATCGCCCTGACTACGCGGGTGGTTGAATACGCCCATCGTCATGAGGTTTCAGTTGAGGGGGAACTCGGGGTTCTGGCGGGAATCGAGGACGATGTGGTTGCCGCCCGCTCAATCTATACCGATCCGGAACAGGTCGAGGATTTCGTCCACCGGACCGGGGTAGACTCCCTGGCCATCTCCATCGGCACCTCGCACGGCGCCTACAAATTCAAGCCCGAGCAATGCCGGCGAAATGCGGAAGGGGTTCTGCTCCCGCCCCCGCTGCGCTTTGACATTCTTGAAGAAATCGAGCGCCGGATTCCGGGCTTTGCCATCGTCCTGCATGGCGCGAGCTCGGTGCTCCCCGAATACGTTGAAATCATCAATCGGTGCGGCGGCAAGCTGGAAGCAGCCGTCGGCATTCCGGCCGAGCAACTGCGTCAGGCCGCCAAATCAGCGGTCTGTAAAATCAACATTGATTCGGACGGTCGTCTGGTTATGACCGCAATGATCCGCAAGCTCTTTGCCGAGCAACCCCAGGAGTTCGATCCACGCAAATATCTGGGACCGGCCCGGGAGGAATTAACCAAGATGATCATGGAAAAAAATGAACAGGTGCTGGGCAGCGCCGGTCGCGGCTAA